One genomic window of Manihot esculenta cultivar AM560-2 chromosome 16, M.esculenta_v8, whole genome shotgun sequence includes the following:
- the LOC122722117 gene encoding cysteine-rich receptor-like protein kinase 10, producing MNIQTCFCIHAGKSGVSRATIIAIVASVTASILLIFMGYYLRCRRERKKYGTIRENSADSDITTVESLQFDLGTIEAATNNFSNDNKLGEGGFGEVYKGIMSNGQAIAVKRLSRNSLQGAEEFKNEVLLVAKLQHRNLVRLLGFCLEGEEKILVYEFVPNKSLDYFLFDPEKRRQLNWPRRYKIIEEIARGILYLHEDSRLRIIHRDLKASNILLNEDMHPKVSDFGMAKIFGVDQTQGNTSRIVGTYRYISDLDTMHGQFSVKSDLYSFGVLLLEIICGKKNSSFYQTDGVEDLVSHIWKHWRNETPFEVVDSVLRDSYSRNEVLRCIQIGLLCVQEDPSDRPTMAKIVLLFSSYSVTLPVPQQPAFFLHSKSGQIMPGNGLDSEQSTNKSVSWSVDEGSITEVYPR from the exons ATGAATATTCAGACATGTTTCTGTATTCACGCAGGAAAAAGCGGCGTCTCAAGAGCTACAATTATAGCAATTGTTGCTTCAGTTACTGCGTCTATTTTACTCATCTTCATGGGTTACTATTTACGTTGTAGgcgagaaagaaagaaatatgGCACCATAAGGGAAAACAGCG CCGACAGTGATATTACAACGGTTGAGTCCTTGCAATTTGATTTGGGTACAATAGAAGCTGCTACAAATAATTTCTCCAATGATAATAAATTGGGTGAAGGTGGATTTGGTGAGGTTTATAAG GGAATAATGTCTAATGGACAAGCAATAGCTGTGAAGAGGCTGTCGAGAAATTCTTTACAAGGTGCAGAAGAATTCAAGAATGAGGTCCTGTTGGTAGCCAAGCTTCAACACAGAAATTTAGTGAGGCTGCTAGGATTTTGCCTGGAAGGAGAAGAAAAGATCCTGGTTTATGAATTTGTTCCCAACAAAAGCCTCGACTACTTTCTATTCG ATCCTGAGAAGCGAAGGCAATTGAATTGGCCAAGGCGTTACAAGATAATAGAAGAAATTGCTCGAGGAATTCTATATCTTCATGAGGATTCTCGCCTCAGAATCATACACCGTGATCTTAAAGctagtaatattttattaaatgaagATATGCATCCAAAAGTTTCAGATTTTGGTATGGCTAAGATTTTTGGAGTTGATCAAACTCAAGGGAATACTAGTAGAATTGTCGGAACATA TCGTTATATA TCTGACCTTGACACAATGCATGGGCAATTCTCAGTCAAATCAGACTTATACAGCTTTGGCGTCTTGCTTCTTGAGATAATTTGTGGAAAAAAGAACAGTTCTTTCTATCAAACTGACGGCGTTGAGGATCTCGTCAGCCAT ATCTGGAAACACTGGAGAAATGAAACTCCTTTTGAAGTGGTAGATTCAGTTCTGAGAGATTCATATTCAAGAAATGAAGTCTTAAGGTGCATCCAAATAGGCTTGTTATGCGTTCAGGAAGATCCTTCCGACAGACCAACAATGGCGAAAATTGTTCTCTTGTTCAGTAGTTACTCTGTTACTCTGCCAGTTCCCCAACAGCCAGCCTTTTTTCTTCACAGCAAATCGGGGCAGATCATGCCAGGGAATGGGTTGGATTCGGAACAGTCCACTAATAAGTCAGTGTCATGGTCTGTCGATGAAGGATCAATTACTGAAGTATATCCTCgttag